One window of Triticum dicoccoides isolate Atlit2015 ecotype Zavitan chromosome 5A, WEW_v2.0, whole genome shotgun sequence genomic DNA carries:
- the LOC119304411 gene encoding mitochondrial import inner membrane translocase subunit TIM23-1-like gives MADPRLYPSGSGSAPHRDESSTTTDGSGRRLYDPYQDLNIPTAYKNLYDLPTSPEFLFQEEALLQRRSWGENLTYYTGVGYLSGAVAGAAVGLREAARAAERGDTAKIRANRLLNSCGSAGRRVGNRLGVIGLLYAGMESGMVSARDGHDDWINSLVAGLGTGALFRAAQGPRSAAVAGALGGVLAMAAKQAAKRYAPAF, from the coding sequence atggccgatcCGCGGCTCTACCCGTCGGGATCGGGATCCGCCCCTCACCGCGACGAATCCTCCACCACCACCGACGGCTCCGGCCGCCGGCTCTACGACCCGTACCAGGACCTCAACATCCCCACCGCCTACAAGAACCTCTACGACCTCCCCACCTCCCCCGAGTTCCTCTTCCAGGAGGAGGCCCTCCTCCAGCGCCGCTCCTGGGGAGAGAACCTCACCTACTACACCGGGGTCGGCTACCTCTCCGGCGCCGTCGCGGGCGCCGCAGTCGGCCTGCGCGAGGCCGCACGCGCCGCCGAGCGCGGCGACACCGCCAAGATCCGCGCCAACCGCCTCCTCAACTCGTGCGGCTCCGCCGGACGCCGCGTCGGCAACAGGCTCGGCGTCATCGGCCTCCTCTACGCCGGCATGGAGAGCGGCATGGTCTCAGCCAGGGACGGCCACGACGACTGGATCAACAGCCTAGTCGCGGGGCTCGGCACCGGCGCCCTCTTCAGGGCCGCCCAGGGCCCCAGGTCTGCCGCCGTCGCTGGCGCCCTCGGAGGGGTCCTCGCCATGGCCGCCAAGCAGGCAGCCAAGAGATACGCGCCCGCCTTCTGA
- the LOC119304412 gene encoding mavicyanin-like: MGTPVGMATLAALALLLCVSMDGCAAAEYKVGGLDAWGVPPSSKPDVYVRWAKSVPVKLGDALFFLYPPSQDSAVQVTAKAFAACHVSDPLLKLEDGNSVFNLTKPGRAYFTSAAPGRCRKGQKLSVDVPGADGKLLKPSADDEAALKALSALPPAAAPSEALPSLSPGPDDDDDSAASSMALHRAAGSALSLLAALILMWL; this comes from the coding sequence ATGGGCACGCCGGTGGGAATGGCGACTCTAGCGGCCCTGGCGCTGCTGCTGTGCGTCTCCATGGACGGGTGCGCCGCCGCTGAGTACAAGGTGGGCGGTCTGGACGCGTGGGGGGTGCCGCCGTCCAGCAAGCCGGACGTGTACGTGCGGTGGGCCAAGTCCGTCCCCGTCAAGCTCGGcgacgccctcttcttcctctacccGCCCAGCCAGGACAGCGCCGTGCAGGTCACCGCCAAGGCCTTCGCCGCCTGCCACGTCTCCGACCCGCTGCTCAAGCTGGAGGACGGCAACTCCGTCTTCAACCTCACCAAGCCCGGCCGGGCCTACTTCACCAGCGCCGCCCCGGGCCGCTGCCGCAAGGGCCAGAAGCTGTCGGTGGACGTGCCTGGCGCCGATGGGAAGCTGCTCAAGCCGTCGGCGGACGACGAGGCCGCGCTCAAGGCGCTCTCTGCGCTGCCGCCTGCCGCTGCCCCGTCCGAGGCGCTCCCCTCGCTCTCGCCCGgccccgacgacgacgacgactcggCTGCCTCCTCCATGGCCCTGCACCGGGCCGCCGGATCCGCTCTGTCTCTCCTCGCCGCTCTCATCCTCATGTGGCTgtga